In one Bacillus sp. Marseille-P3661 genomic region, the following are encoded:
- a CDS encoding DAK2 domain-containing protein, with product MSLQQLDGVKFAQMVLAGANNLSKNAKMVDALNVFPVPDGDTGTNMNLSITSGANEVKQQTTNHIGKIASSFARGLLMGARGNSGVILSQLFRGFAKAIESKETVNTFEFAAAFEAGVLTAYKAVMKPVEGTILTVAKDAGKKAIEVGKKENDIVIVMEEILKEAKASLNRTPELLPVLKEVGVVDSGGQGLVTIYEGFLAVLKGEELPEVSTTQPSMNELVNAEHHKSVQSHINTEDIEFGYCTEFMVKFEEEKLKQQPFSEETFRNELSKHGDSLLVVSDDDIVKVHIHAEYPGHVMNYAQNYGQLINLKIENMRQQHTTILEADQQSKQTTKAPEKKKDYGIVAVAMGNGIADLFRSLGADEVIEGGQTMNPSTEDIVQAIQKVNAEKIIILPNNKNIIMAASQAASVVDEEVIVVPSKTVPQGMTALLSFNPAADLAENESAMTDALSNVKTGQITYAVRDTNIDGIEIKKDHYMGIYDGKIVVTAPEKNEAAKELLKVMIEDDEIITILQGADANESDIADVESFIAENFEDIEVEIHKGNQPLYPFIFSIE from the coding sequence GTGAGTTTACAGCAGTTAGATGGAGTTAAATTTGCTCAAATGGTCTTAGCAGGAGCAAATAATTTATCAAAAAATGCAAAAATGGTTGATGCCTTAAATGTCTTTCCGGTACCTGACGGGGATACTGGCACGAACATGAATCTATCGATAACATCCGGAGCGAACGAAGTAAAGCAACAAACTACCAACCACATTGGTAAAATTGCCAGTTCGTTTGCAAGAGGTTTATTAATGGGAGCGCGTGGGAACTCTGGTGTTATTTTATCACAGCTGTTTAGAGGGTTTGCAAAGGCAATTGAGTCTAAAGAAACCGTTAATACCTTCGAATTTGCAGCTGCTTTTGAGGCAGGCGTATTAACAGCTTATAAAGCAGTAATGAAGCCTGTTGAGGGAACCATATTAACCGTAGCTAAGGATGCTGGAAAAAAAGCGATAGAAGTGGGCAAGAAAGAAAATGATATTGTGATTGTAATGGAAGAGATCCTTAAAGAGGCAAAAGCTTCTTTAAACCGTACGCCTGAACTATTGCCAGTGCTAAAAGAAGTTGGCGTTGTTGATAGTGGTGGACAGGGACTTGTAACTATATATGAAGGATTTCTTGCTGTTTTAAAAGGGGAGGAATTACCTGAAGTCTCCACAACACAACCTTCAATGAACGAACTGGTCAATGCAGAGCATCATAAATCTGTCCAAAGTCATATCAACACAGAGGATATAGAATTTGGGTATTGCACTGAGTTTATGGTTAAGTTTGAAGAAGAAAAGTTAAAACAACAACCATTTTCTGAAGAAACATTTCGAAATGAACTTAGTAAACATGGAGATTCCTTACTAGTTGTCTCAGATGATGATATTGTAAAAGTACATATTCATGCTGAATATCCAGGTCATGTAATGAACTACGCGCAAAACTATGGACAGCTAATTAACCTTAAAATAGAAAATATGCGCCAACAACATACAACGATACTCGAGGCAGACCAACAGTCCAAACAGACCACAAAAGCACCAGAAAAGAAAAAAGATTATGGTATTGTAGCAGTTGCGATGGGAAATGGAATTGCTGATTTATTTAGAAGTCTAGGTGCCGATGAGGTTATTGAAGGTGGACAGACAATGAATCCTAGTACTGAGGATATCGTACAAGCCATTCAAAAGGTAAATGCTGAAAAGATAATTATTTTACCGAATAATAAAAATATTATCATGGCAGCTTCACAAGCTGCATCGGTTGTCGATGAAGAAGTTATTGTTGTTCCATCCAAGACTGTTCCGCAGGGAATGACTGCACTACTCTCATTTAATCCTGCTGCGGATTTGGCTGAGAATGAAAGTGCTATGACAGATGCGTTGTCTAATGTCAAAACAGGACAAATAACATATGCTGTTCGTGATACCAATATAGATGGCATTGAAATAAAAAAGGACCACTATATGGGGATATATGATGGTAAAATTGTAGTGACAGCTCCTGAAAAGAATGAGGCTGCTAAGGAATTATTAAAAGTAATGATCGAGGATGATGAGATTATTACAATCCTTCAGGGTGCTGATGCGAACGAATCTGACATTGCAGACGTGGAATCTTTTATAGCAGAAAATTTTGAGGATATAGAGGTTGAAATTCACAAGGGAAATCAACCGCTATACCCATTCATCTTTTCAATCGAGTAG
- a CDS encoding Asp23/Gls24 family envelope stress response protein, which produces MSIEMKTQYGQIDISNEVIATIAGGAAIDCYGIVGMASKNQIKDGLSEILRKENFTKGIIVRHEEDEIHIDMYIIVSYGTKISEVAHNVQTKVRYTLDQTLGLAVDSINIYVQGVRVTNP; this is translated from the coding sequence ATGTCAATTGAAATGAAAACACAATATGGTCAAATTGATATATCTAATGAAGTTATAGCTACCATTGCTGGCGGTGCAGCGATTGATTGTTATGGTATTGTCGGGATGGCTTCTAAAAATCAAATAAAGGACGGCTTATCTGAAATCCTTCGAAAAGAAAATTTTACAAAAGGCATTATTGTTCGTCATGAAGAGGATGAAATCCATATTGATATGTACATAATCGTAAGCTATGGTACTAAAATATCTGAAGTCGCTCATAACGTTCAAACAAAGGTAAGATATACTTTAGATCAAACACTAGGTCTTGCTGTAGATTCAATCAATATTTATGTTCAAGGTGTGCGAGTAACTAACCCATAA
- the rpmB gene encoding 50S ribosomal protein L28 yields the protein MGKQCEITGRKTRSGNHRSHAMNANKRTFGANLQKVRILVDGKPKRVWVSARALKSGKVERV from the coding sequence ATGGGTAAACAATGTGAGATTACTGGAAGAAAAACTCGTTCAGGTAACCACCGTTCACATGCAATGAACGCTAATAAACGTACATTCGGAGCGAACTTACAAAAAGTACGCATATTAGTTGATGGCAAGCCGAAGCGTGTATGGGTTTCTGCACGTGCTCTTAAATCAGGTAAAGTTGAACGCGTTTAA
- the spoVM gene encoding stage V sporulation protein SpoVM, with amino-acid sequence MKFYTIKLPKFLGGFVRAIIGAFKKE; translated from the coding sequence ATGAAGTTTTATACGATTAAATTACCGAAATTTTTGGGTGGCTTTGTTAGAGCAATTATTGGTGCGTTTAAAAAAGAGTAA
- the rpe gene encoding ribulose-phosphate 3-epimerase, giving the protein MIKVAPSILSADFANLGNEINDVEKGGADYIHVDVMDGHFVPNITIGPLIVDAIRPVTKLPLDVHLMIENPDLYIPAFAKAGADILTVHVETCKHIHRTIHLIKENNVKAGVVLNPGTPVNMIEDIIEDIDMVLLMTVNPGFGGQKFIYSVLPKIEKVANLIASKNLNVEVEVDGGVNQETARLCVEAGATVLVAGSAVFNNSNRKQAIDSIRGNS; this is encoded by the coding sequence ATGATTAAGGTTGCACCATCAATATTATCTGCTGATTTTGCTAATTTGGGAAACGAAATTAACGATGTTGAAAAGGGAGGGGCCGATTATATTCATGTTGATGTAATGGATGGTCATTTTGTACCTAATATTACGATTGGCCCATTGATTGTTGACGCTATAAGACCTGTAACTAAACTACCGTTAGATGTACATCTAATGATAGAAAACCCTGATTTATACATTCCTGCATTCGCAAAGGCTGGAGCTGACATACTAACTGTTCACGTTGAAACCTGCAAGCATATACATAGAACAATTCATTTAATTAAAGAAAATAATGTAAAAGCTGGGGTAGTCTTAAATCCTGGTACACCTGTTAATATGATCGAGGATATAATTGAAGATATTGATATGGTTTTATTAATGACTGTAAATCCTGGATTTGGCGGTCAAAAATTTATTTACAGCGTTCTACCAAAGATCGAAAAAGTTGCAAACCTTATTGCAAGCAAAAATTTGAACGTTGAAGTTGAAGTAGATGGGGGAGTGAATCAAGAAACAGCCAGACTTTGTGTAGAGGCTGGAGCAACTGTATTGGTTGCAGGTTCAGCAGTTTTTAACAATTCAAATCGTAAACAGGCTATTGATTCTATTCGAGGTAACTCATAA